From Etheostoma spectabile isolate EspeVRDwgs_2016 chromosome 19, UIUC_Espe_1.0, whole genome shotgun sequence, the proteins below share one genomic window:
- the LOC116669401 gene encoding fatty acid-binding protein, intestinal gives MAFNGTWKVDRSDNYVKFMEQMGVNVVKRKLAEHDNLKITIEQTGDRFQIKESSTFRTKEFDFTLGVLFDYSLADGTDVSGTWEMEGDVLKGKFTRKDNGKVLTTTRALVGGELVQSYNYEGVDAKRIFKKQ, from the exons ATGGCGTTCAACGGAACCTGGAAGGTCGACCGCAGCGATAACTATGTCAAGTTCATGGAGCAAAtgg GTGTTAATGTCGTGAAGCGAAAGCTTGCAGAGCACGACAACCTGAAGATCACCATCGAGCAGACCGGGGACAGGTTTCAAATCAAAGAGTCCAGCACCTTCCGCACCAAAGAGTTCGACTTCACCCTGGGCGTCCTGTTCGACTACAGCCTGGCCGATGGCACCGACGTCTCA GGCACGTGGGAGATGGAGGGTGACGTGCTGAAAGGCAAATTCACCAGGAAAGACAACGGCAAGGTGCTGACCACCACCAGAGCTCTGGTGGGAGGGGAGCTCGTACAG AGTTACAACTATGAGGGAGTGGATGCTAAGAGGATTTTCAAGAAGCAGTAA